A genomic segment from Janthinobacterium sp. 64 encodes:
- a CDS encoding DNA polymerase III subunit gamma/tau gives MSYQVLARKYRPKNFETLVGQEHVVRALTHALHSGRLHHAYLFTGTRGVGKTTLSRILAKSLNCIGPDGTGGITAQPCGVCEACTAIDAGRFVDYIEMDAASNRGVDEMAQLLEQAVYAPSNARFKVYMIDEVHMLTNHAFNSMLKTLEEPPEHVKFILATTDPQKIPVTVLSRCLQFNLKQMPPGHIVSHLDNILGQEGIAFEQPALRLLAQGAHGSMRDALSLTDQAIAYAAGAVTLDAVQGMLGALDQSYLVRLLDALAQQDGADLLAVADEMASRSLSYNGALQDLGTLLHRIALAQTVPAALPQDLPEYADIVRLAGAFDAEEVQLFYQIAVHGRNELGLAPDEYAGFTMTLLRMLAFRPGIGGADGVPAAAPAAATGNRPAAVAAARAAAGASAPAARAATNSVASHAAVTPPAVVAAAAASMARSEAPPPRAAAPAPVPAPPPAAAAPAASGAPISSARAAINAALEAARAASKGRPGSAPSAPSSAPKPAVPVPAAEPAAAAPAAPAPAPAPPPPAAAKAPAPWDDAPPVAVMEAPVAAPPAPVQPARQAAPQQAPAGDDLPPWVTEFSDDSASAAVAAPAAPSSEQPAVVMPQRAAKQAAPSGPYVITPVPGLDWDGNWPAVAAVLPLRGIAQQLAVQAELIECLHDGHSTTFRLRVPIDTWRSPANVEKLAAVLSERFGRKVAVDTELGAVWYTASAEAQAHREACQLAAEETIASDPFVLDMKRAFDAFVVPGTITPAPAGSAAPTLH, from the coding sequence ATGTCCTATCAAGTCCTCGCCCGTAAATACCGCCCCAAGAATTTCGAGACGCTCGTCGGCCAGGAGCACGTCGTGCGCGCGCTCACGCATGCCTTGCACAGCGGCCGATTGCATCACGCCTACCTGTTCACGGGCACGCGCGGCGTCGGCAAGACGACCCTGTCGCGCATCCTGGCCAAGTCGCTCAATTGCATCGGTCCCGACGGCACGGGCGGCATCACGGCCCAGCCTTGCGGCGTGTGTGAAGCGTGCACGGCGATCGATGCGGGACGCTTTGTCGACTATATAGAGATGGATGCGGCGTCGAACCGCGGCGTCGATGAAATGGCGCAGCTGCTGGAGCAAGCCGTGTATGCGCCAAGCAATGCGCGCTTCAAGGTCTATATGATCGATGAGGTGCACATGCTGACGAACCACGCGTTCAATTCCATGCTGAAAACCCTGGAAGAGCCGCCCGAGCACGTCAAGTTCATCCTGGCCACGACGGACCCGCAAAAGATTCCCGTGACCGTTTTGTCGCGCTGCCTGCAGTTCAACCTCAAGCAGATGCCGCCCGGCCACATCGTCAGCCACCTGGACAATATCCTGGGGCAAGAAGGCATCGCCTTTGAACAGCCGGCCTTGCGCCTGCTGGCCCAGGGCGCCCACGGTTCCATGCGCGACGCGCTGTCGCTGACGGACCAGGCCATCGCCTACGCGGCCGGCGCAGTGACGCTTGACGCCGTGCAAGGCATGCTCGGTGCGCTCGACCAGTCGTATCTGGTGCGCCTGCTCGACGCGCTGGCGCAGCAGGATGGCGCGGACCTGCTGGCCGTGGCCGACGAGATGGCTTCGCGCAGCCTGTCGTATAACGGCGCGCTGCAGGATCTGGGTACCTTGTTGCACCGCATTGCACTGGCGCAAACCGTGCCGGCCGCCTTGCCGCAGGATTTGCCGGAATACGCGGATATCGTGCGCCTGGCCGGCGCGTTTGACGCGGAAGAAGTGCAGCTGTTTTACCAGATCGCCGTGCATGGCCGCAATGAACTGGGCCTGGCGCCCGACGAATACGCGGGCTTTACCATGACCTTGCTGCGCATGCTGGCCTTTCGGCCCGGCATAGGCGGCGCCGATGGCGTGCCGGCGGCGGCACCCGCCGCTGCAACGGGCAACCGTCCCGCTGCCGTGGCCGCCGCGCGCGCCGCCGCTGGCGCATCCGCGCCGGCAGCCCGCGCCGCCACGAACAGCGTGGCCAGCCATGCAGCCGTGACCCCGCCCGCCGTGGTCGCCGCGGCTGCCGCCAGCATGGCGCGCAGCGAAGCGCCGCCGCCACGCGCAGCTGCACCGGCACCTGTACCTGCCCCGCCGCCAGCTGCTGCTGCCCCTGCAGCCTCGGGCGCGCCCATCAGTTCCGCCCGCGCCGCCATCAATGCGGCGCTGGAAGCGGCCCGCGCCGCCTCGAAAGGCCGTCCGGGCAGCGCGCCATCGGCGCCATCGTCGGCGCCCAAGCCAGCTGTACCGGTACCGGCAGCGGAGCCTGCCGCCGCCGCGCCAGCAGCGCCAGCACCAGCACCAGCGCCGCCACCGCCTGCCGCCGCGAAAGCGCCTGCGCCGTGGGACGATGCGCCACCAGTGGCCGTGATGGAAGCGCCCGTGGCCGCGCCGCCCGCGCCCGTGCAGCCGGCACGCCAGGCAGCGCCACAGCAGGCGCCCGCCGGTGACGACTTGCCGCCGTGGGTCACCGAATTTTCCGACGACAGCGCCTCGGCCGCCGTGGCGGCGCCCGCCGCGCCAAGCAGCGAGCAGCCGGCCGTCGTCATGCCGCAGCGTGCCGCCAAGCAAGCCGCGCCCAGCGGGCCGTATGTGATCACGCCCGTGCCGGGCCTGGACTGGGATGGCAACTGGCCGGCCGTCGCCGCCGTGCTGCCCCTGCGCGGCATAGCCCAGCAATTGGCCGTGCAGGCCGAGCTGATCGAATGCCTGCACGATGGCCACAGCACCACGTTCCGCCTGCGCGTGCCGATCGACACGTGGCGCAGTCCGGCCAACGTGGAAAAACTGGCGGCCGTGCTGAGCGAGCGTTTCGGCCGCAAGGTCGCCGTCGACACGGAACTGGGCGCCGTCTGGTATACGGCCAGCGCGGAAGCGCAGGCCCACCGCGAGGCGTGCCAGCTTGCCGCGGAAGAAACCATCGCCAGCGATCCCTTCGTGCTCGACATGAAGCGTGCATTCGACGCTTTTGTTGTGCCGGGAACGATTACCCCTGCACCGGCCGGCTCGGCCGCGCCGACCCTGCATTAA
- the ubiD gene encoding 4-hydroxy-3-polyprenylbenzoate decarboxylase: MKYSDLRDFISQLQQMGELKPISTPISPILEMTEVCDRTLRAGGPALLFNNPTGHTMPVLGNLFGTTRRVALGMGAEDVSELRKIGHVLARLKEPEPPKDFKDLLGLGSLVKSVWDMSPKELRGAKCQEIVWEGNEVDLARLPIQHCWPGDVAPLITWGLVITKGPNKKRQNLGIYRQQVLGRNKVIMRWLAHRGGALDFREHAIQSKGKPYPIAVALGADPATILGAVTPVPDSLSEYQFAGLLRGSRTELVKAIGSELRVPASAEIVLEGHIYPDENHPSGYEHALEGPYGDHTGYYNEQDSFPVFTIDRITMRRDPIYHSTYTGKPPDEPAVLGLALNEVFVPLLQKQFSEITDFYLPPEGCSYRMAVVQIKKQYAGHAKRVMFGVWSFLRQFMYTKFIVVVDEDVNIRDWKEVIWAITTRVDPIRDTTLVDNTPIDYLDFASPVSGLGSKMGIDATNKWPGETTREWGTTIAMTPEVKAKVDGIWQELGI; encoded by the coding sequence ATGAAATATTCAGATTTGCGAGATTTTATTTCTCAACTGCAACAAATGGGTGAACTTAAGCCTATTTCGACCCCCATTTCGCCGATTTTGGAGATGACGGAGGTGTGCGACCGCACCTTGCGCGCAGGCGGACCGGCCTTGCTGTTCAATAATCCGACGGGACACACCATGCCGGTGCTGGGCAATCTGTTCGGCACCACGCGCCGCGTGGCGCTGGGCATGGGCGCCGAGGATGTCAGCGAGCTGCGCAAGATCGGCCATGTGCTGGCGCGCCTGAAGGAGCCGGAGCCGCCGAAGGATTTCAAGGATCTGCTGGGCCTCGGTTCCCTGGTCAAATCCGTGTGGGACATGTCGCCGAAAGAGTTGCGCGGCGCCAAATGCCAGGAAATCGTATGGGAAGGCAACGAAGTGGACCTGGCGCGCCTGCCCATCCAGCATTGCTGGCCCGGCGACGTCGCTCCCCTGATCACCTGGGGCCTGGTGATCACCAAGGGTCCGAACAAGAAGCGGCAAAACCTGGGCATCTACCGCCAGCAAGTACTGGGACGCAACAAGGTCATCATGCGCTGGCTGGCGCACCGGGGCGGGGCGCTGGACTTCCGCGAGCACGCGATCCAAAGCAAGGGCAAGCCGTATCCGATCGCCGTCGCGCTCGGTGCCGATCCCGCTACTATATTAGGGGCCGTCACGCCGGTGCCGGACAGCCTGTCCGAATACCAGTTCGCCGGCCTCTTGCGCGGCAGCCGCACCGAATTGGTAAAAGCGATTGGCAGCGAGCTGCGCGTACCCGCGTCGGCCGAGATCGTGCTCGAAGGCCATATCTATCCGGATGAAAACCATCCGAGCGGCTACGAGCACGCGCTGGAAGGGCCGTATGGCGACCACACGGGCTACTATAATGAGCAGGACAGTTTCCCCGTGTTTACCATCGACCGCATCACCATGCGTCGCGACCCGATCTACCACTCCACGTATACAGGCAAACCGCCGGACGAGCCGGCCGTGCTGGGCCTGGCGCTGAACGAAGTGTTCGTGCCGCTGCTGCAAAAGCAGTTCAGCGAAATCACGGATTTCTATCTGCCGCCCGAAGGCTGCAGCTACCGCATGGCCGTGGTGCAGATCAAGAAGCAGTATGCGGGCCACGCCAAGCGCGTGATGTTCGGCGTGTGGAGCTTCCTGCGCCAGTTCATGTATACCAAGTTCATCGTGGTGGTCGACGAAGACGTGAATATCCGCGACTGGAAAGAAGTCATCTGGGCCATCACGACGCGCGTCGACCCCATCCGCGACACGACCCTGGTCGACAACACGCCCATCGATTACCTGGACTTCGCTTCGCCCGTCAGCGGCCTGGGCAGCAAGATGGGCATCGATGCGACGAATAAATGGCCGGGTGAAACGACGCGCGAGTGGGGCACGACGATCGCCATGACGCCGGAAGTGAAGGCGAAGGTGGATGGGATTTGGCAAGAGCTGGGCATTTAA
- a CDS encoding riboflavin synthase — protein sequence MFTGIVAAIGKIETVQALDGGLDAGVRLTIHAGGLPLVDVALGDSIAINGACMTVVEKSDTGFAVDVSRESLNCTVGLDTTTEVNLEKALTLAERLGGHLVSGHVDGLGIVRKFEAVGESWELVIEAPHELAKYLAFKGSVVVNGVSLTVNRVEDLGAGAVNGCRFSINLIPHTIAMTTLKHLTVDGKVNLEIDLIARYVERMLSLDKAAA from the coding sequence ATGTTTACAGGAATTGTTGCCGCCATCGGCAAGATTGAAACCGTGCAAGCACTCGACGGCGGCCTCGATGCCGGCGTGCGCCTGACCATCCATGCGGGCGGCTTGCCGCTGGTCGATGTGGCCCTGGGCGATTCGATCGCCATCAATGGCGCCTGCATGACGGTGGTGGAAAAGTCGGACACGGGCTTTGCCGTCGATGTCTCGCGCGAAAGCCTCAATTGCACCGTGGGCCTCGATACCACCACGGAAGTGAACCTGGAAAAAGCCCTGACCCTGGCCGAGCGCCTGGGCGGCCACCTGGTGTCCGGCCACGTCGACGGCCTGGGCATCGTGCGCAAGTTCGAAGCCGTGGGCGAATCGTGGGAGCTGGTCATCGAAGCGCCGCATGAACTGGCGAAATACCTGGCCTTCAAGGGTTCCGTCGTCGTCAATGGCGTGTCCCTGACCGTCAACAGAGTGGAAGACCTGGGCGCGGGCGCCGTCAATGGCTGCCGCTTCTCGATCAACCTGATTCCGCACACGATCGCCATGACGACCCTGAAACACCTGACGGTCGATGGCAAGGTCAACCTGGAAATCGACCTGATCGCCCGCTATGTCGAACGCATGTTGTCCTTGGACAAGGCTGCTGCTTAA
- a CDS encoding lytic transglycosylase domain-containing protein, which translates to MTHRSTEAALPASTVAGQPALARLRARAQAISARGVLTTAQHTLTVFGISALALIALLMFRPDLGKQLTHSLFPLPMAEAQAVEAPALSALMEAPASVQTAAASDAPLSKEEKALLGTQKQQQWVTNWLSKRYRVANDATNMLVSTAYLTAREIKLDPLLILAVMAIESGLNPFAESPVGAQGLMQVMSKVHHERFQEMGGVQAALNPVANIRVGSLILKDYVTRGGSVEAGLKTYVGAANFATDSGYGSRVLAEYRRLKQVSAGQRVPTTTPVMASNTPAPAKAPAAESGITIKVLPHNEIAGL; encoded by the coding sequence ATGACTCATCGTAGCACTGAAGCAGCATTGCCTGCTTCAACCGTGGCTGGCCAGCCAGCGTTGGCGCGTTTGCGCGCCCGCGCACAAGCCATTTCGGCACGTGGCGTTTTAACCACCGCGCAACACACACTGACAGTCTTCGGCATTTCCGCCCTGGCACTGATCGCCCTGCTGATGTTCCGCCCCGACCTGGGCAAGCAACTGACGCACAGCCTGTTCCCGCTGCCGATGGCAGAGGCACAAGCCGTTGAAGCGCCGGCCCTGTCGGCACTGATGGAAGCGCCCGCTTCCGTGCAAACGGCCGCCGCCAGCGACGCGCCGCTGAGCAAGGAAGAAAAAGCCTTGCTGGGCACGCAAAAGCAGCAGCAATGGGTCACCAACTGGCTCTCCAAGCGCTACCGCGTGGCCAACGACGCGACCAATATGCTTGTCTCGACGGCGTACCTGACGGCCCGCGAAATCAAGCTGGACCCGCTGCTGATCCTGGCCGTGATGGCCATCGAATCGGGCTTGAATCCGTTCGCGGAAAGCCCCGTCGGCGCGCAAGGCTTGATGCAAGTCATGTCGAAAGTGCACCATGAGCGCTTCCAGGAAATGGGCGGCGTGCAAGCAGCCTTGAATCCGGTTGCCAACATCCGCGTCGGCTCCCTGATCCTGAAAGACTACGTTACGCGTGGCGGTTCCGTCGAAGCGGGCTTGAAAACCTACGTCGGCGCCGCCAACTTCGCCACCGACTCGGGCTACGGCTCGCGCGTGCTGGCCGAATACCGCCGCCTGAAGCAAGTGTCCGCCGGCCAGCGCGTGCCGACCACGACGCCGGTGATGGCGTCGAACACGCCAGCGCCAGCCAAGGCGCCGGCAGCGGAAAGCGGCATCACCATCAAAGTACTGCCCCACAACGAGATCGCCGGCCTGTGA
- a CDS encoding type IV pilin protein → MGTLARRNWRSAKSARTPGFSLIELLSALAIMSLLLALAVPAYHGHVVRAKRVQGQAALLRLMQQQERYYSQNNRYLAFSSASPAEQAQQFPWWSGEGGAAGSAYEIEALACPGLTIGQCVLLRAMPGTSKVDAQFQDADCGVLSLSSTGQRGSSGPASRCWR, encoded by the coding sequence ATGGGGACGCTGGCAAGGCGGAATTGGCGCTCTGCAAAAAGTGCACGTACTCCCGGCTTCAGCCTGATCGAACTGCTGTCCGCGCTGGCGATCATGAGCCTGCTGCTGGCGCTGGCCGTACCCGCTTATCATGGCCATGTCGTGCGCGCCAAACGGGTGCAGGGACAGGCGGCTCTGTTGCGGCTGATGCAGCAGCAGGAACGTTATTATTCGCAAAATAATCGCTATCTGGCCTTTTCCTCGGCATCGCCGGCGGAGCAGGCGCAGCAGTTTCCATGGTGGTCCGGGGAAGGGGGCGCGGCCGGCAGCGCGTATGAAATCGAGGCGCTGGCCTGTCCCGGCCTGACGATAGGGCAATGCGTGCTGTTGCGGGCCATGCCCGGTACGTCCAAGGTCGACGCGCAGTTCCAGGATGCCGATTGCGGTGTGCTGTCCTTGAGCAGCACGGGCCAGCGCGGCAGCAGCGGCCCCGCCAGCCGTTGCTGGCGCTAG
- a CDS encoding GspH/FimT family protein, whose amino-acid sequence MVTDLRPRWTGHTLLELLAVLAIAALLAAAAMPSLQQVLAHQQVRAAAADLFSAIELTRAQAMARGQRVLLMPAGPGGTDWRTGWLIFIDRNANLAFDGDDELLFRQGPLSEGITAQFAFSSATAPFYIAYNGAGRSCSATNSLAARWGTLSLALGKQVRHIKINMLGRVRVCDPQQQVANCSGVADSS is encoded by the coding sequence ATGGTCACCGACCTGCGGCCACGCTGGACAGGGCATACCTTGCTCGAATTGCTGGCCGTGCTGGCGATTGCGGCGCTGCTGGCGGCCGCTGCCATGCCCAGCTTGCAGCAGGTGCTGGCGCACCAGCAAGTGCGCGCGGCCGCCGCGGATTTGTTTTCGGCCATCGAATTGACGCGGGCGCAGGCGATGGCGCGGGGACAGCGCGTGCTGCTGATGCCGGCCGGGCCAGGTGGCACGGACTGGCGCACGGGCTGGCTGATCTTCATCGACCGCAATGCCAACCTGGCGTTCGATGGCGATGACGAATTGTTGTTCCGCCAGGGACCGCTGTCGGAGGGCATCACGGCCCAGTTCGCGTTTTCCTCTGCCACGGCGCCGTTTTATATCGCCTACAATGGCGCAGGACGCAGTTGCAGCGCGACCAATAGCCTGGCGGCGCGTTGGGGTACCTTGTCCCTGGCTTTGGGAAAGCAGGTGCGGCATATTAAAATCAATATGCTGGGCAGGGTGCGCGTGTGCGATCCGCAGCAGCAAGTGGCCAATTGCAGCGGCGTGGCCGACAGTTCATAG
- the ribH gene encoding 6,7-dimethyl-8-ribityllumazine synthase yields MTVGTYETNFAGEGLRVGIVQARFNEIVGGGLLSACLEELSKLGVADEDILHVTVPGALEIPLILQKMAETEQFDALIALGAVIRGETYHFELVSNESGAGITRIGLDYGIPIANAVLTTENDEQAEVRMLVKGAEAARVAVEMANLAQALEELQESEED; encoded by the coding sequence ATGACCGTAGGAACTTATGAAACCAATTTTGCCGGCGAAGGTTTGCGCGTCGGTATCGTCCAGGCACGATTCAATGAAATCGTCGGTGGTGGCTTGCTGTCGGCATGCCTGGAAGAGTTGAGCAAGCTGGGCGTGGCCGATGAAGATATCCTGCACGTGACCGTGCCGGGCGCCCTGGAAATCCCACTGATTCTGCAAAAAATGGCGGAAACCGAGCAATTCGACGCCCTGATCGCTCTGGGCGCCGTGATTCGCGGTGAAACCTACCACTTCGAGCTGGTATCGAACGAATCGGGCGCAGGCATCACGCGCATCGGTCTCGATTACGGCATCCCCATCGCCAACGCAGTGTTGACGACCGAAAACGACGAGCAGGCGGAAGTGCGCATGCTGGTCAAGGGAGCCGAAGCGGCACGCGTGGCGGTGGAAATGGCTAATTTAGCGCAAGCGCTAGAAGAGTTGCAGGAATCCGAGGAGGACTAG
- the ribBA gene encoding bifunctional 3,4-dihydroxy-2-butanone-4-phosphate synthase/GTP cyclohydrolase II, with protein MSISSTEEIVAELRAGRMVILVDEEDRENEGDLVLAADFVTPEAINFMITHARGLVCLTLTEERCDELNLSMMTSRNGTAYGTNFTVSIEAAEGVTTGISAADRAKTIQVAVAKGTQPSDIVQPGHIFPLKAQKGGVLMRAGHTEAGCDLTAMAGLTPASVICEIMKDDGTMARLPDLLVFAEQHGLKIGTIADLIHYRSQTESLVERVAERTLHTAHGQFRLIAFRDKPSASAHLALVHGDLAPGLEALVRVHQPVSLLDVLESEATTHSWTVAASMAAIKQSERGVMVLLNCGETSGELFAQFAALDTPQAKPKGRAASMDLRSYGIGAQILRDLGVSKMQLLASPRKMPSMAGFDLEVTGFQCHPGQASM; from the coding sequence ATGTCTATTTCCAGCACCGAAGAGATCGTCGCTGAATTGCGCGCCGGCCGCATGGTGATACTGGTCGATGAAGAAGACCGGGAAAATGAAGGCGATCTGGTGCTTGCCGCCGATTTCGTGACGCCTGAAGCCATCAATTTCATGATCACGCATGCGCGTGGCCTGGTCTGCCTGACCCTGACGGAAGAGCGTTGCGACGAGCTGAACCTGTCGATGATGACGTCGCGCAACGGCACCGCCTACGGCACCAACTTTACCGTGTCCATCGAAGCGGCCGAAGGCGTGACGACGGGCATTTCCGCCGCCGACCGCGCCAAGACCATCCAGGTGGCCGTGGCCAAGGGCACGCAGCCCAGCGATATCGTCCAGCCCGGCCATATTTTCCCCCTGAAAGCGCAAAAGGGTGGCGTGCTGATGCGCGCAGGCCATACGGAAGCCGGTTGCGACTTGACGGCCATGGCCGGCCTGACGCCCGCTTCCGTGATTTGCGAAATCATGAAGGACGACGGCACCATGGCGCGTCTGCCGGACTTGCTGGTGTTTGCCGAGCAGCATGGCCTGAAAATCGGCACGATTGCCGACCTGATCCATTACCGCAGCCAGACGGAATCCCTGGTCGAGCGCGTTGCTGAGCGCACCCTGCACACGGCGCATGGCCAATTCCGCTTGATCGCGTTCCGCGACAAACCCAGCGCGTCGGCCCACCTGGCCCTCGTGCATGGCGACCTGGCCCCCGGCCTGGAAGCACTGGTGCGCGTGCACCAGCCCGTTTCCCTGCTGGACGTGCTGGAAAGCGAAGCGACCACCCACTCGTGGACGGTGGCCGCCTCGATGGCCGCCATCAAGCAGTCCGAACGGGGCGTGATGGTCTTGCTGAACTGCGGCGAGACGTCGGGCGAGCTGTTTGCCCAGTTCGCCGCCCTGGACACGCCGCAAGCCAAGCCGAAAGGCCGCGCCGCCAGCATGGATCTGCGCAGCTATGGCATCGGCGCGCAAATCCTGCGCGACCTGGGCGTGAGCAAGATGCAATTGCTGGCCAGCCCCCGCAAGATGCCGTCGATGGCCGGTTTCGACTTGGAAGTCACGGGTTTTCAGTGCCATCCTGGCCAGGCGTCGATGTGA
- a CDS encoding YbaB/EbfC family nucleoid-associated protein yields MMKNQLAGLMKQAQAMQDNMKKAQEQLALVEVEGQSGAGLVKIVMTCKNDVKRVSIDPSLLADDKDMLEDLVAAAFNDAVRKAEATSAEKMAGLTGGMNLPAGFKMPF; encoded by the coding sequence ATGATGAAAAATCAACTGGCTGGCCTGATGAAGCAGGCGCAAGCAATGCAAGACAACATGAAAAAAGCCCAGGAACAACTGGCGCTGGTGGAAGTGGAAGGCCAGTCCGGTGCCGGCCTGGTGAAAATCGTCATGACGTGCAAGAACGACGTCAAGCGCGTCTCCATCGATCCGTCGCTGTTGGCCGACGACAAGGACATGCTGGAAGACCTGGTGGCTGCCGCCTTCAACGACGCCGTGCGCAAGGCGGAAGCGACGTCCGCGGAAAAAATGGCAGGCTTGACCGGCGGCATGAACTTGCCAGCTGGCTTCAAAATGCCATTCTGA
- the nusB gene encoding transcription antitermination factor NusB has product MTEKNLLANPSKNRTPRHRAREFALQGLYQWLLNNEDATTVVNNIRAAHGFDKADSDHFTVLLYGAIKDSLALRDSMAPLIDRNIAELSPIEHGILLIGAFELKNNMEIPYRVVINEAVELAKSFGGIDGHKYVNGVLDKLAVKFREEEVNANKRK; this is encoded by the coding sequence ATGACTGAGAAAAATTTGCTCGCCAATCCCAGCAAAAACCGCACGCCGCGTCACCGCGCGCGCGAGTTTGCGCTGCAGGGCTTGTACCAGTGGCTGCTGAACAATGAAGATGCGACCACCGTCGTGAACAATATTCGCGCCGCGCATGGTTTCGACAAGGCCGATAGCGATCATTTCACGGTGCTGCTGTACGGCGCCATCAAGGATTCGCTGGCGCTGCGCGACAGCATGGCACCCTTGATCGACCGCAATATCGCGGAACTGTCGCCCATCGAACACGGCATCCTGCTGATCGGCGCTTTCGAGCTGAAGAACAACATGGAAATCCCGTACCGCGTCGTCATCAACGAAGCGGTCGAGCTGGCCAAGTCGTTTGGCGGTATCGACGGCCACAAGTATGTGAACGGCGTGCTGGATAAACTGGCAGTGAAATTCCGCGAGGAAGAAGTCAACGCCAACAAGCGCAAGTGA
- a CDS encoding OsmC family protein, translating into MKTKGSAIWSGGIKDGKGAISTHSGALQEYPYGFASRFEGKPGTNPEELIGAAHAGCFTMALSLILGEAGLTAEKMETTAEVTLDKVDDGFAITAVHLILKAKIPGADQATFETLTGKAKAGCPVSKLLKANITLDATLLA; encoded by the coding sequence ATGAAAACCAAGGGATCGGCCATCTGGTCAGGCGGCATCAAGGACGGCAAGGGCGCCATCAGCACGCACAGCGGCGCCTTGCAGGAATATCCCTACGGCTTTGCCAGCCGCTTTGAAGGCAAGCCCGGCACCAATCCCGAAGAATTGATCGGCGCCGCCCACGCGGGCTGCTTCACCATGGCCCTGTCGCTGATCCTCGGCGAAGCGGGCCTGACGGCGGAAAAGATGGAAACGACGGCCGAAGTGACCCTCGACAAGGTGGACGACGGTTTTGCCATCACGGCCGTCCACCTGATCCTGAAAGCCAAGATACCGGGCGCCGACCAGGCAACATTCGAGACATTGACGGGCAAGGCCAAGGCCGGCTGCCCCGTGTCGAAGCTGCTGAAAGCCAACATTACCCTCGACGCTACCCTGCTGGCCTAG
- the ribD gene encoding bifunctional diaminohydroxyphosphoribosylaminopyrimidine deaminase/5-amino-6-(5-phosphoribosylamino)uracil reductase RibD, giving the protein MRLALEWAARGLYTTSPNPRIGCVIVRDGQVIGAGVTQAAGQDHAEVQALANAAARGNDVRGATAYVTLEPCNHHGRTPPCSDALVRAGLGRVVAAMTDPNPLVAGQGLAKLEAAGIAVTTGVLADEAYEMNIGFFSRMQRGKPWVRMKTAASLDGMTALHNGQSQWITGPEARADGHAWRARACAILTGIGTVKADDPQLNVRAVETPRQPRRIVVDSRLDISLDARILQGGGTWIVAAVANPEKEAQLQALGAEVILLPNGDGKVDLPALMLELGRRQCNEVHVEAGAKLNGSLIREGCVDELLVYLAPTLLGDAQGMFALPALTDLKQQRTLQFHQVQQVGEDVRILARFAQRN; this is encoded by the coding sequence ATGCGCCTGGCGCTGGAATGGGCGGCGCGTGGTTTATATACGACCTCGCCCAATCCCCGCATCGGCTGCGTCATCGTCAGGGATGGCCAGGTGATCGGTGCCGGCGTGACGCAGGCGGCGGGGCAGGATCATGCCGAGGTGCAAGCGCTGGCGAATGCGGCGGCGCGCGGCAACGACGTGCGCGGCGCCACGGCGTACGTCACGCTGGAACCGTGCAACCACCATGGCCGCACGCCGCCTTGTTCCGATGCACTCGTGCGCGCAGGGCTGGGCCGCGTCGTGGCCGCCATGACGGACCCGAATCCGCTGGTGGCGGGGCAAGGGCTGGCCAAGCTGGAAGCGGCCGGCATCGCCGTCACCACGGGCGTGCTGGCCGATGAAGCCTATGAAATGAATATCGGCTTCTTTTCGCGCATGCAGCGCGGCAAGCCGTGGGTGCGCATGAAAACGGCGGCCAGCCTGGACGGCATGACGGCCTTGCACAATGGACAAAGCCAGTGGATCACGGGACCGGAGGCGCGTGCCGACGGTCATGCCTGGAGGGCGCGCGCCTGCGCCATCCTGACGGGCATCGGCACGGTCAAGGCGGACGATCCGCAATTGAACGTGCGCGCCGTCGAGACGCCGCGCCAGCCGCGCCGCATCGTCGTCGACAGCCGGCTCGACATCAGCCTCGACGCGCGCATCTTGCAAGGGGGCGGCACGTGGATCGTGGCGGCCGTCGCCAACCCGGAAAAGGAAGCACAGCTGCAGGCGCTCGGCGCGGAAGTCATCCTGTTGCCGAATGGGGACGGCAAGGTCGACCTGCCCGCGCTGATGCTGGAACTGGGCCGCCGGCAATGCAATGAAGTCCACGTCGAGGCCGGCGCCAAACTGAATGGTTCGCTGATCCGCGAAGGCTGCGTCGACGAGCTGCTGGTCTACCTGGCGCCCACCTTGCTGGGCGATGCGCAAGGCATGTTTGCCTTGCCAGCCTTGACGGATCTCAAACAGCAGCGCACTTTGCAATTTCATCAGGTTCAGCAAGTGGGCGAGGATGTGCGTATCCTTGCAAGATTCGCGCAGCGAAATTAA